In Vibrio sp. STUT-A11, a genomic segment contains:
- the ilvY gene encoding HTH-type transcriptional activator IlvY yields MNIKTIRLFLDICDSKNFSKTAATMHVSPSALSRQIQKLEEEIGHPLFVRDNRSVELTPAGEKFQPVAMKMIHDWTQFQSQINVQDDVLKGEVRLFCSVTASYSHLPQLLNSFRLKHPYIEFKLLTGDPAQAIDKIMNDEADIAISAMPEHLSSKVEFTTISEIPLSVIAPIGISSWVEELHKEQPDWNKVPFIVPESGTARDRANAWFKKMKIKPNIYAQISGHEAIVSMVALGCGVGIAPDVVINNSPVRDSIQRLSFAPIKPFQLGVCCKRSQLENSLVRALWELAEGSFIAQ; encoded by the coding sequence ATGAATATAAAAACCATCCGACTGTTCCTTGATATCTGTGACAGCAAGAATTTTAGTAAGACAGCAGCCACTATGCACGTGAGTCCATCTGCTTTGAGTCGTCAGATTCAAAAATTAGAAGAAGAGATAGGCCACCCGCTTTTTGTCAGGGACAACCGGAGTGTGGAGTTAACGCCCGCTGGTGAAAAATTTCAGCCAGTAGCGATGAAGATGATTCACGACTGGACACAATTCCAATCTCAAATAAATGTGCAAGACGATGTTCTGAAAGGTGAAGTTCGACTGTTCTGCTCCGTGACCGCCAGCTACAGCCACTTGCCTCAACTGCTCAACTCGTTTCGCTTAAAGCACCCTTACATTGAATTCAAGCTCTTGACGGGCGACCCAGCACAGGCCATCGATAAAATAATGAATGATGAGGCCGATATCGCCATTTCAGCCATGCCAGAGCATCTTTCATCTAAAGTAGAGTTTACGACTATCAGTGAAATTCCACTCTCCGTGATAGCGCCCATTGGTATCAGCTCATGGGTTGAAGAGCTACATAAAGAACAACCAGATTGGAATAAGGTTCCTTTTATTGTACCTGAGTCAGGAACAGCGCGAGACAGAGCCAATGCCTGGTTTAAAAAAATGAAAATTAAACCGAATATCTACGCGCAAATTTCTGGTCATGAAGCCATTGTCAGCATGGTGGCTTTAGGTTGCGGTGTCGGAATCGCGCCTGATGTGGTGATTAATAACAGTCCTGTACGAGATAGCATTCAGCGTCTCTCGTTTGCCCCAATTAAACCATTCCAACTCGGTGTTTGTTGTAAACGATCGCAACTGGAAAACTCATTAGTCAGAGCGTTATGGGAGTTAGCCGAAGGAAGCTTTATTGCCCAGTAG
- a CDS encoding multidrug efflux RND transporter permease subunit, whose product MRFTDVFIKRPVLAVSISFLIALLGLQAIFKMQVREYPEMTNTEVTVSTSYYGASADLIQGFITQPLEQAVAQADNIDYMTSQSVLGKSTITVKMKLNTDPNAALSDVLAKTNSVRSQLPKEAEDPTVTMSTGSTTAVLYIGFTSDELSSSQITDYLERVINPQLFTVNGVSKVDLYGGMKYALRVWLDPAKMAAFNLTATDVMGVLSANNYQSATGQAVGEFVLYNGSADTQVSNVDELKNLVVSNDDGNVTRLSDIAKVTLEKSHDSYRASANGQEAVVAAINAAPSANPINIAADVLDLLPQLERNLPSTIKMNVLYDSTIAINESINEVIKTIAEAAVIVLIVITIFLGSFRAVVIPIVTIPLSLIGVAMVMQSMGFSWNLMTLLAMVLAIGLVVDDAIVVLENVDRHIKLGESPFRAAIIGTREIAVPVIAMTLTLGAVYAPIALMGGITGSLFKEFALTLAGAVFVSGIVALTLSPMMCSKMLKAHQAPSKFEQKVHSVLERMTSRYAKMLGAVMQHRPVVIGFALIVFASLPMLFKFIPSELAPSEDKGVVVLMGTAPSNSNLDFIQNTMNQVNNILSEQPEVQFAQVFSGVPNSHQAFGIASMVPWSEREASQADVTGRVGGLVADVPGMAVTAFQMPELPGAGSGLPIQFVLTTPNAFESLFSIATDVLTEVKSSPMFVYSDLDLNYDSATMKINIDKDKAGAYGVTMQDIGVTLSTMMADGYVNRIDLNGRSYEVIPQVERKWRLNPESMNNYYVRAADGNAVPLSNLVTIDVIAEPRSLPHFNQLNSATVGAVPAPGTAMGDAINWFENIAETKLPSGYNHDYMGESRQFVTEGSALYATFGLALAIIFLVLAIQFESVKDPLVIMVSVPLAICGALIALAWGAASMNIYSQVGLITLVGLITKHGILICEVAKEEQLHNKLGKTEAVMEAAKVRLRPILMTTAAMIAGLIPLMYATGAGAAQRFSIGIVIVAGLAIGTLFTLFVLPVIYSYLAEKHKPLPVFVEDKDLEKLARVDEAKAAQRGLADNH is encoded by the coding sequence ATGCGCTTTACTGATGTTTTTATTAAACGTCCAGTTTTAGCGGTATCAATCAGCTTTTTGATCGCATTGCTTGGTCTACAAGCAATTTTCAAAATGCAGGTTCGTGAATACCCTGAAATGACGAATACGGAAGTAACGGTTTCGACCAGTTACTACGGTGCCAGTGCCGACCTAATCCAGGGCTTTATTACTCAGCCATTGGAGCAAGCGGTCGCACAGGCTGATAATATCGATTATATGACTTCTCAATCGGTGCTGGGTAAATCTACCATCACCGTAAAAATGAAGTTGAACACCGACCCGAATGCGGCACTCTCGGACGTTCTGGCAAAAACCAACTCGGTTCGCTCTCAACTACCGAAAGAAGCCGAAGACCCTACCGTTACTATGTCGACTGGTTCGACAACGGCGGTGTTGTATATCGGTTTTACCAGTGATGAGTTGTCTTCAAGTCAGATCACCGACTACCTTGAACGTGTAATCAACCCACAGTTGTTTACCGTTAACGGTGTATCGAAAGTCGACCTGTACGGTGGTATGAAATACGCGCTACGTGTTTGGCTAGACCCTGCAAAAATGGCCGCGTTTAACTTAACCGCGACTGACGTAATGGGCGTGCTGAGTGCCAACAACTATCAGTCTGCTACTGGTCAGGCTGTCGGTGAGTTTGTACTTTATAACGGCAGTGCAGATACACAGGTATCCAATGTTGATGAGTTGAAGAACCTTGTTGTTAGCAATGACGACGGCAATGTCACTCGCTTAAGCGATATTGCTAAAGTGACGCTAGAAAAGAGCCACGACTCATATCGAGCCAGTGCAAATGGTCAGGAGGCGGTAGTTGCCGCAATCAATGCTGCACCAAGTGCCAACCCAATCAATATCGCAGCAGATGTGCTTGATCTACTGCCTCAGCTAGAGCGCAATTTGCCTAGTACGATCAAGATGAATGTGCTTTATGATTCAACTATCGCAATTAACGAATCCATTAACGAAGTCATCAAAACCATTGCTGAAGCAGCAGTGATCGTACTGATTGTTATCACTATATTCCTTGGTTCATTCCGTGCGGTAGTGATCCCTATTGTGACCATCCCACTGTCTTTGATTGGTGTGGCGATGGTAATGCAATCAATGGGTTTCTCGTGGAACCTGATGACCCTACTGGCAATGGTTCTCGCCATTGGTTTGGTTGTAGATGATGCGATCGTTGTACTGGAAAACGTTGACCGACATATCAAGCTTGGTGAATCACCATTCCGAGCGGCGATTATCGGTACGCGTGAAATTGCTGTGCCTGTAATCGCGATGACACTAACGTTGGGTGCGGTATACGCGCCGATCGCGCTGATGGGTGGTATCACGGGCTCGCTATTTAAAGAGTTCGCGTTAACCCTGGCGGGTGCGGTATTTGTATCAGGTATCGTGGCACTGACCCTATCACCAATGATGTGTTCAAAAATGCTTAAAGCTCATCAAGCCCCAAGCAAGTTTGAACAGAAAGTACATAGCGTGTTAGAGCGCATGACCAGCCGATACGCCAAAATGTTGGGTGCGGTCATGCAACACCGTCCCGTTGTGATTGGTTTTGCGTTGATTGTATTTGCCAGCTTACCAATGTTGTTCAAGTTCATCCCAAGTGAACTGGCACCATCTGAAGATAAAGGCGTGGTTGTATTGATGGGTACTGCTCCATCTAATTCGAACTTAGACTTTATCCAGAACACCATGAACCAGGTAAACAACATTCTGTCTGAACAGCCAGAAGTTCAGTTTGCCCAGGTGTTCTCAGGTGTACCAAACTCTCACCAAGCGTTCGGTATTGCCTCTATGGTGCCTTGGAGTGAGCGTGAAGCAAGCCAGGCAGACGTTACTGGACGTGTAGGTGGATTGGTTGCAGACGTTCCGGGAATGGCGGTAACGGCGTTCCAAATGCCAGAATTGCCAGGTGCGGGTAGTGGTCTTCCAATTCAATTTGTTCTGACCACACCAAACGCATTTGAGAGCTTATTCTCTATCGCGACAGACGTATTGACGGAAGTGAAATCGAGCCCAATGTTCGTTTATTCGGATCTTGATCTGAACTACGACTCGGCGACGATGAAAATTAACATCGACAAAGACAAAGCGGGCGCATACGGCGTAACCATGCAAGACATTGGCGTGACTTTAAGCACCATGATGGCAGATGGCTACGTAAACCGTATCGACCTTAATGGCCGCTCTTACGAAGTTATCCCTCAGGTAGAACGTAAGTGGCGTCTAAATCCAGAGTCGATGAACAACTACTACGTACGTGCAGCTGACGGCAACGCGGTTCCACTGAGTAACCTAGTGACGATTGACGTGATTGCAGAGCCACGCTCACTGCCTCACTTCAACCAGCTGAACTCAGCAACGGTAGGTGCGGTACCAGCTCCGGGCACGGCAATGGGTGATGCGATTAACTGGTTTGAGAACATCGCTGAAACGAAACTGCCAAGCGGCTACAACCATGACTATATGGGTGAATCTCGTCAGTTTGTGACTGAAGGTAGTGCGTTATACGCAACGTTTGGTTTAGCACTAGCGATCATCTTCTTGGTTCTGGCGATTCAGTTTGAATCTGTGAAAGATCCACTGGTTATCATGGTGTCTGTGCCACTGGCAATTTGTGGCGCGTTGATTGCGCTTGCCTGGGGCGCGGCATCGATGAACATTTACTCTCAGGTTGGCTTGATTACTCTGGTTGGTCTTATCACCAAGCACGGTATCTTAATTTGTGAAGTAGCGAAAGAAGAGCAGTTGCACAACAAACTGGGTAAAACAGAAGCCGTAATGGAAGCGGCGAAAGTTCGTCTGCGTCCTATTCTGATGACTACAGCAGCGATGATCGCGGGCCTTATCCCACTGATGTACGCAACAGGTGCAGGTGCGGCTCAGCGCTTTAGTATCGGTATCGTAATTGTTGCTGGTCTGGCGATTGGTACTCTGTTTACCCTATTCGTACTGCCTGTTATCTACAGCTACTTAGCTGAAAAACACAAACCACTGCCAGTGTTTGTTGAAGATAAAGATCTGGAAAAGTTGGCCCGTGTTGATGAAGCAAAAGCGGCACAACGAGGATTAGCGGACAACCACTAA
- a CDS encoding accessory factor UbiK family protein: MFDPKKLEQIAKQIHDSMPAPVKELGADVDQKVRQVIQGQLNKLDVVSREEFDVQTQVLLRTRQKLTEMEAKLAELEAKLADK; encoded by the coding sequence ATGTTTGATCCAAAGAAACTAGAGCAAATTGCCAAGCAGATTCATGACTCTATGCCAGCACCAGTGAAAGAGTTAGGTGCAGATGTTGATCAGAAAGTTCGCCAAGTGATTCAAGGTCAGCTGAACAAACTTGATGTTGTTAGCCGTGAAGAGTTTGATGTTCAGACTCAGGTTCTGCTTCGTACTCGTCAGAAGCTCACTGAGATGGAAGCGAAACTCGCCGAGCTTGAAGCAAAACTGGCAGACAAATAA
- the rep gene encoding DNA helicase Rep, which yields MKLNPSQDEAVKYVSGPCLVLAGAGSGKTRVITNKIAYLVQQCGYKARNIAAVTFTNKAAREMKERVGQTLGKAESKGLMVSTFHTLGLNIIKREYKQLGLKAGFSLFDDQDQLALLKELTEKQLDGDKDLLRQLMSSISNWKNDMLTPEQVKAQAKGEQQQLFAFCFDMYQKQMKAYNALDFDDLILMPVLLLRNNEDVRQRWQSRIRYLLVDEYQDTNTSQYELVKLIVGERGRLTVVGDDDQSIYSWRGAKPQNLVLLGEDYPNLRLIKLEQNYRSTSRILRAANILIANNPHVYEKSLFSEIPDGEKLKVLLAKNEEHEAERVTGELIAHKFLNRTEYRDYSILYRGNHQSRLIEKSLMQNRVPYKISGGTSFFARAEIKDIMAYLRVLVNPDDDNAFLRIVNTPRREIGPVTLEKLGSYANMRGKSLFEASFEMGLEQHLTGRGLENLRRFTQWLVAIADQSERGDTVTAVRSLVRDINYEDWLYETSTSPKAAEMRMKNVSDLYSWIVADLEGDNYDQEEKTLKEVVQRLTLRDMMERGEEDEDSDAVQLMTLHASKGLEFPYVYLIGSEEGILPHQTSIDEDNVEEERRLMYVGITRAQRELTFTMCKERRQYGELIKPTQSRFLDELPFDDVEWEVNKKPVSQEERMAKGQAHIANLRSMFKK from the coding sequence ATGAAGCTGAACCCTAGTCAAGATGAAGCCGTAAAGTACGTATCTGGTCCGTGTCTGGTGCTGGCAGGTGCTGGCTCGGGTAAAACTCGTGTTATTACCAATAAAATTGCGTATTTGGTTCAGCAATGTGGCTACAAAGCGCGAAATATTGCTGCGGTAACCTTTACCAATAAAGCCGCACGAGAAATGAAAGAGCGGGTAGGTCAGACGTTAGGTAAAGCGGAATCTAAAGGTTTGATGGTGTCGACCTTCCACACCTTGGGGTTGAACATTATTAAGCGCGAGTACAAGCAGCTTGGCTTAAAAGCAGGCTTCTCCTTGTTTGATGATCAAGACCAACTCGCGCTACTCAAAGAGCTAACCGAAAAGCAGCTCGACGGAGATAAAGATCTGCTGCGTCAGCTTATGAGTTCAATCTCTAACTGGAAGAACGACATGCTAACGCCAGAGCAGGTGAAAGCTCAGGCGAAAGGTGAGCAACAGCAGTTATTTGCCTTCTGTTTCGATATGTACCAGAAGCAGATGAAAGCGTACAACGCGCTCGATTTTGATGATTTGATTCTGATGCCAGTACTGCTGTTACGTAATAATGAAGACGTGCGTCAGCGTTGGCAGAGCCGTATTCGCTACCTGCTGGTGGACGAATATCAAGATACCAATACCAGTCAATACGAGTTGGTAAAACTCATTGTGGGTGAACGCGGCCGTCTCACCGTCGTAGGGGATGATGACCAGTCTATCTATTCATGGCGTGGTGCGAAGCCGCAGAACTTAGTGCTACTGGGTGAAGATTATCCGAACTTACGCCTGATTAAACTCGAGCAAAACTATCGCTCTACCAGTCGTATTCTTCGTGCTGCCAATATACTCATCGCCAACAACCCGCACGTGTATGAGAAATCACTGTTCTCAGAGATCCCCGATGGTGAAAAGCTCAAAGTGCTGTTGGCGAAAAATGAAGAGCATGAGGCGGAGCGCGTCACGGGTGAGCTGATTGCGCACAAGTTCCTCAACCGCACGGAATACCGAGACTACTCGATTTTATATCGTGGTAACCATCAGTCACGTTTAATTGAAAAGTCGCTGATGCAAAACCGTGTGCCATACAAAATCTCGGGTGGCACCTCTTTCTTTGCTCGTGCAGAAATTAAAGACATCATGGCGTATCTTCGAGTACTGGTGAACCCAGATGATGACAACGCCTTTCTGCGCATTGTAAACACGCCTCGACGTGAAATTGGTCCGGTCACACTAGAGAAACTGGGCAGTTACGCCAATATGCGTGGTAAAAGCCTGTTTGAAGCCAGTTTTGAAATGGGACTCGAACAGCACTTGACTGGTCGAGGTCTGGAAAACTTGCGACGCTTCACTCAATGGTTAGTTGCTATTGCCGATCAGTCGGAAAGAGGCGATACCGTGACGGCGGTACGTTCACTGGTGCGTGATATCAACTACGAAGACTGGTTGTACGAAACGTCCACTAGCCCGAAAGCGGCCGAGATGCGGATGAAAAACGTGTCAGATCTCTATTCCTGGATTGTGGCTGATTTAGAAGGTGATAATTACGATCAAGAAGAGAAGACGTTAAAAGAGGTGGTTCAGCGTTTAACCTTACGTGACATGATGGAGCGTGGAGAAGAAGATGAAGACAGCGATGCGGTGCAATTGATGACATTGCATGCGTCAAAAGGTCTGGAATTCCCGTACGTTTATCTGATTGGTTCAGAAGAAGGCATTTTGCCGCATCAAACCAGCATTGATGAAGACAACGTAGAAGAAGAACGTCGCCTGATGTACGTGGGGATTACTCGTGCTCAGAGAGAGCTGACTTTTACGATGTGTAAAGAACGCCGTCAGTATGGTGAGTTAATCAAGCCGACGCAAAGCCGATTCCTTGATGAATTGCCTTTCGATGATGTGGAATGGGAAGTCAACAAAAAGCCAGTATCGCAAGAAGAGCGAATGGCGAAAGGCCAGGCGCACATTGCCAACTTACGCTCGATGTTTAAGAAGTAA
- a CDS encoding cytochrome c5 family protein produces the protein MDMSRQMISVLFAALTFSTAALASDISQSEYDAIAERIKPVGDVYLAGSEPVKAEPTGPRDGATVYGTFCIACHASGVNGAPKIGNADEWAPRIAQGKDVLIKHALEGFNAMPAKGTCMDCSDDEITAAIDHMIAGL, from the coding sequence ATGGATATGTCTCGACAAATGATTAGCGTTTTGTTCGCTGCCTTAACGTTTTCTACGGCAGCTTTAGCTTCTGACATCAGCCAAAGTGAATACGATGCGATCGCAGAACGCATCAAACCTGTCGGCGATGTTTATCTGGCAGGCTCTGAGCCTGTAAAAGCAGAACCAACCGGTCCTCGTGATGGCGCAACAGTTTACGGTACTTTTTGTATTGCTTGTCACGCATCTGGTGTAAACGGTGCGCCAAAGATTGGCAATGCTGACGAGTGGGCACCTCGTATAGCTCAAGGTAAAGATGTACTGATCAAACATGCACTTGAAGGCTTCAACGCGATGCCAGCTAAAGGTACGTGTATGGACTGTTCTGACGACGAGATCACGGCAGCTATCGATCATATGATTGCAGGTCTATAA
- the ilvC gene encoding ketol-acid reductoisomerase has translation MANYFNTLNLREQLDQLGRCRFMDRSEFASEADYLKGKKVVIVGCGAQGLNQGLNMRDSGLDVSYALRQAAIDEQRQSFKNAKDNGFEVGSYETLIPQADLVVNLTPDKQHSNVVETVMPLMKEGATLGYSHGFNVVEEGMQIREDLTVVMVAPKCPGTEVREEYKRGFGVPTLIAVHPENDPKGDGLEIAKAWAAATGGHRAGCLESSFVAEVKSDLMGEQTILCGMLQAGSIVCYEKMVAEGIDPGYAGKLLQYGWETVTEALKFGGITHMMDRLSNPAKIKAFELSEELKDLMRPLYNKHMDDIISGHFSSTMMADWANDDANLLGWREETGQTAFENYPETDVEISEQEYFDNGILMIAMVRAGVELAFEAMTASGIIDESAYYESLHELPLIANTIARKRLYEMNVVISDTAEYGNYLFANVATPLLREKFMPSVGTDVIGKGLGETSNQVDNATLIAVNETLRNHPVEYIGEELRGYMTDMKRIAVGG, from the coding sequence ATGGCTAACTATTTCAATACTCTAAACTTGCGTGAGCAATTGGACCAACTAGGTCGTTGTCGTTTTATGGATCGCAGTGAGTTTGCTTCAGAAGCAGACTACCTAAAAGGTAAGAAGGTTGTCATCGTAGGTTGTGGTGCTCAAGGCCTGAACCAAGGTCTAAACATGCGCGATTCTGGCCTGGATGTGTCATACGCACTTCGTCAGGCAGCAATCGACGAGCAACGTCAGTCATTTAAAAATGCAAAAGACAACGGTTTTGAAGTAGGTAGCTACGAGACTCTTATCCCTCAAGCGGATCTAGTTGTTAACCTAACTCCAGACAAGCAGCACTCTAACGTTGTTGAGACAGTAATGCCATTGATGAAAGAAGGCGCTACACTAGGTTACTCACACGGCTTCAACGTGGTTGAAGAAGGCATGCAAATCCGTGAAGACCTAACGGTTGTAATGGTTGCTCCTAAGTGCCCAGGTACTGAGGTTCGCGAAGAATACAAACGTGGTTTCGGTGTTCCAACTTTAATTGCGGTTCACCCAGAGAATGACCCTAAAGGCGATGGTCTGGAAATCGCAAAAGCATGGGCAGCTGCGACTGGTGGTCACCGTGCAGGTTGTCTAGAGTCTTCTTTCGTTGCAGAAGTAAAATCTGACCTAATGGGTGAGCAAACTATCCTATGTGGCATGCTTCAAGCTGGTTCTATCGTATGTTACGAGAAGATGGTTGCGGAAGGTATCGACCCAGGTTACGCAGGTAAACTACTTCAGTACGGTTGGGAAACAGTAACAGAAGCACTGAAATTCGGTGGCATCACGCACATGATGGACCGTCTGTCTAACCCAGCTAAAATCAAAGCGTTTGAGCTTTCTGAAGAGCTAAAAGATCTAATGCGTCCACTTTACAACAAGCACATGGATGACATCATTTCTGGTCACTTCTCTAGCACAATGATGGCTGACTGGGCGAACGACGACGCGAACCTACTAGGCTGGCGTGAAGAAACTGGTCAAACAGCATTTGAAAACTACCCAGAAACTGACGTTGAAATCTCTGAGCAAGAGTACTTCGACAACGGCATTCTAATGATCGCGATGGTTCGCGCAGGGGTTGAGCTAGCGTTCGAAGCTATGACTGCATCAGGCATCATCGATGAGTCAGCGTACTACGAGTCACTACACGAACTACCGCTAATCGCAAACACAATTGCACGTAAGCGTCTGTACGAGATGAACGTAGTAATCTCTGATACTGCAGAATACGGTAACTACCTATTCGCAAACGTAGCAACACCACTACTACGTGAGAAGTTCATGCCTTCGGTAGGTACTGATGTTATCGGTAAAGGCCTGGGTGAAACTTCAAACCAAGTTGATAACGCAACACTTATCGCGGTTAATGAGACGCTTCGCAACCACCCTGTTGAGTACATCGGTGAAGAGCTACGCGGGTACATGACTGATATGAAGCGTATCGCGGTAGGCGGCTAA
- a CDS encoding efflux RND transporter periplasmic adaptor subunit, producing the protein MKKWTFFMLLIAILLFGSVIGFNLFKQQKIAEYMANRPEAEFPVTVTEVQSVDWVPVIEAIGFIEPNQGVTVANETSGVIDQIAFESGTQVKEGQDLVLLDSAVEKANLKSAQAKLPAAEAKYKRYQGLYKKGSISKESYDEAEANYFSLSADIESLKAAIDRREIKAPFSGVVGIRNVYLGQYLQAGTDIVRLEDTSVMRLRFTVPQTDISRIHISQAVDIFVDAYPEIAFKGSITAIEPAVNVQSGLIQVQADIPNNDGKLRSGMFARANIILPKLENQVTLPQTAITYTLYGDSIYIVSEQDGEKRVTQQVVKVGERTKDIVHILEGVKPGDVVVTSGQIRLSNHAKVRVVESDATTPPTETPML; encoded by the coding sequence ATGAAAAAGTGGACTTTTTTTATGTTACTTATCGCAATCTTGCTGTTCGGCAGTGTGATAGGTTTCAACTTATTCAAGCAACAGAAGATTGCCGAATACATGGCGAATCGCCCAGAGGCGGAGTTTCCGGTAACCGTCACTGAGGTACAGTCAGTTGATTGGGTTCCGGTGATTGAGGCAATTGGTTTTATCGAGCCAAACCAAGGGGTAACAGTAGCGAACGAAACCAGTGGCGTCATTGACCAAATCGCTTTTGAATCGGGAACTCAAGTGAAAGAAGGCCAGGATTTGGTACTTCTTGATTCAGCTGTTGAGAAAGCCAACCTGAAAAGTGCACAAGCGAAGCTGCCTGCCGCGGAAGCAAAATACAAGCGTTACCAAGGCCTGTACAAAAAAGGGTCGATTTCTAAAGAGTCTTATGATGAAGCAGAAGCGAATTACTTTTCTCTTAGCGCTGACATCGAGAGCTTGAAAGCGGCGATCGATCGTCGTGAAATCAAAGCACCGTTTTCAGGCGTGGTTGGTATCCGTAATGTTTACCTGGGTCAGTACCTGCAAGCGGGTACGGATATCGTGCGTCTTGAAGATACCAGCGTTATGCGTCTACGTTTCACAGTGCCGCAGACCGATATTTCTCGTATCCACATCAGCCAAGCTGTCGATATTTTTGTCGATGCTTACCCAGAAATCGCCTTCAAAGGTTCAATTACAGCCATTGAGCCAGCGGTTAATGTACAGAGTGGTCTGATCCAGGTACAAGCAGATATACCAAACAACGACGGTAAATTACGTAGTGGTATGTTCGCGCGTGCGAATATCATCCTGCCTAAACTTGAAAACCAGGTGACTCTGCCACAAACCGCGATTACTTACACACTTTACGGTGACAGCATTTACATCGTATCTGAACAAGATGGCGAAAAGCGTGTAACACAGCAAGTGGTTAAAGTGGGTGAGCGTACAAAAGACATCGTACACATTCTTGAAGGCGTTAAGCCAGGTGATGTGGTGGTAACCTCAGGTCAGATTCGTCTGAGTAACCACGCTAAAGTCCGTGTCGTAGAAAGCGATGCAACAACTCCACCAACTGAAACACCAATGCTGTAA
- a CDS encoding TetR/AcrR family transcriptional regulator yields MSSNTTLDKKAQILCAAEKLIAELGFQGFSMQKLAKEAGVAAGTIYRYFSDKNHLLDEVRLNVAKRIAIEVQAGVSDDMPLKERYTKMWLNIWCLAGSNVDTLNNRVQYQSLPYASNRVTLELERKMFDQVDRLFDQGKEQGVFKPLDNMILSGLSFEATVALARHHALGFYQLDEAAIEAAIEASWDAIIQH; encoded by the coding sequence ATGTCGAGTAATACAACTTTAGATAAAAAAGCTCAGATTCTTTGTGCGGCGGAAAAACTGATTGCTGAGCTGGGTTTTCAGGGGTTTTCGATGCAAAAGCTAGCCAAAGAAGCGGGTGTGGCGGCTGGTACTATCTATCGTTACTTTTCCGATAAGAACCACCTTTTAGACGAAGTTAGATTAAACGTCGCAAAGCGCATTGCAATAGAAGTGCAAGCGGGCGTGAGCGACGATATGCCTTTAAAAGAACGTTATACAAAAATGTGGCTTAACATTTGGTGTTTAGCTGGCTCAAATGTGGACACATTGAACAATAGAGTTCAATATCAATCCCTGCCCTATGCAAGCAATAGAGTAACGCTGGAACTTGAGCGTAAAATGTTTGATCAGGTAGACCGACTATTTGACCAAGGTAAAGAGCAAGGAGTGTTTAAGCCACTCGACAATATGATCCTTTCGGGACTGAGTTTCGAGGCGACCGTTGCACTCGCCCGACATCATGCCCTGGGGTTTTATCAACTGGACGAAGCAGCCATAGAAGCTGCCATTGAAGCCAGTTGGGACGCAATCATTCAACACTAA
- a CDS encoding response regulator transcription factor yields the protein MKILIIEDDETTREFVSKGLTEHGYIVDQAEDGKKGLMMALSSEYQLIILDRMLPYLDGMKVLAAIKAAEEQLPVLILSAMDSVNDRVDGLQAGSDDYLIKPFALAELIARVDIIINRTQRPISNQHILNYHCLQVDLKAHKVTCNQQEIILQPKEFQLIQYVIEHNEQVVSRMRLFENIWSYHFDPKTNVIDVHVANLRRKLEEAGCTEILHTVRGVGYVLRR from the coding sequence GTGAAAATACTCATCATAGAAGATGACGAAACGACCAGAGAGTTCGTCAGTAAAGGTCTGACCGAGCACGGTTATATCGTTGACCAAGCCGAAGACGGCAAGAAAGGGCTAATGATGGCTCTTAGCTCGGAATACCAGCTCATCATCCTGGATAGGATGCTGCCATACCTTGACGGAATGAAGGTTCTTGCAGCAATTAAAGCCGCAGAAGAACAGCTTCCGGTTCTGATTTTAAGCGCGATGGATAGCGTAAACGATAGAGTGGACGGTTTGCAGGCTGGCAGCGATGACTACTTAATTAAACCATTCGCTCTTGCTGAGTTAATTGCACGAGTCGATATCATCATCAATCGCACTCAGCGGCCAATATCAAATCAACACATTCTTAATTACCACTGTTTGCAAGTGGACCTAAAAGCACACAAAGTCACCTGCAATCAGCAGGAGATAATTCTCCAACCCAAAGAGTTTCAGCTTATTCAATATGTTATTGAGCATAATGAGCAAGTGGTATCACGCATGCGCCTGTTCGAAAATATCTGGAGTTATCATTTTGATCCCAAAACCAACGTCATCGATGTCCACGTTGCTAACCTGCGCCGTAAACTGGAAGAGGCTGGATGTACAGAGATCCTGCACACAGTAAGAGGAGTCGGCTATGTCCTTCGTCGATGA